Proteins encoded by one window of Rutidosis leptorrhynchoides isolate AG116_Rl617_1_P2 chromosome 7, CSIRO_AGI_Rlap_v1, whole genome shotgun sequence:
- the LOC139859377 gene encoding uncharacterized protein, producing the protein MAKAAFDNGLFKDIEFGIDKIPISYLQYADDTIFTGEWSRSNASSLQNLLKCFELTSGLKVNFHKSCLFGVGVSNEDVSEVVNIIGCQVGWFPFTYLGLPINSRMKKIKEWHPL; encoded by the coding sequence ATGGCTAAAGCGGCGTTCGATAACGGATTATTCAAGGATATTGAGTTTGGTATAGATAAAATCCCCATCTCGTAccttcaatatgcggatgacactatCTTTACTGGAGAATGGAGTAGGTCGAATGCATCTAGCCTTCAAAACCTTCTAAAATGCTTCGAACTAACTTCCGGACTAAAAGTCAACTTCCATAAGAGTTGCCTATTTGGTGTTGGTGTGAGCAATGAAGATGTGTCCGAGGTGGTGAATATCATCGGTTGTCAAGTAGGCTGGTTCCCTTTTACTTATCTTGGCCTCCCGATTAATTCTAGGATGAAGAAGATTAAAGAATGGCACCCGTTATAG